The following coding sequences lie in one Streptomyces xiamenensis genomic window:
- a CDS encoding Fic family protein translates to MHANTPADPLTPLAELPGVPDTVASVRTAVDRLYGHRVMRRRATEVAGEAALRGARGSAALSGADWALEEVRRRTDFGDGDQARTIGAALRVTAEAGGSLQVWRATPLRVLARLHLLAASREVPGGAPEETIGRPRLAGETVDEPALAEGQIRLPGAEELAARLDGLNQLLVTGSAAPALVTAAVVHGELLTLRPFTTHNGLVARAAQRIVLLGSGLDPKGVAPAEAGHAETGTEAYAQALAGYASGTAQGMAEWIAHCGRAVELGVRESVAVCEALQRGAA, encoded by the coding sequence CCGTACCGCCGTCGACCGGCTGTACGGCCACCGGGTGATGCGCCGCCGCGCCACCGAGGTCGCCGGCGAGGCCGCCCTGCGCGGCGCCCGCGGCTCCGCCGCCCTCTCCGGTGCCGACTGGGCCCTGGAAGAGGTACGCCGGCGCACGGACTTCGGCGACGGCGACCAGGCCCGGACGATCGGCGCCGCGCTGCGGGTCACCGCCGAGGCGGGCGGCTCGCTTCAGGTGTGGCGCGCGACGCCGCTGCGCGTACTGGCCCGGCTGCACCTGCTGGCCGCCTCCCGGGAAGTGCCGGGCGGGGCGCCGGAGGAGACCATCGGCCGCCCCCGGCTGGCGGGCGAGACGGTCGACGAGCCCGCACTGGCGGAGGGTCAGATTCGGCTGCCCGGCGCCGAAGAGCTGGCGGCCCGGCTGGATGGCCTCAACCAGCTGCTGGTGACCGGCTCCGCCGCACCGGCCCTGGTCACGGCGGCCGTCGTGCACGGCGAACTCCTCACCCTGCGCCCCTTCACCACGCACAACGGCCTCGTCGCGCGCGCCGCCCAGCGCATCGTGCTGCTCGGCTCGGGCCTGGACCCCAAGGGCGTGGCCCCGGCCGAGGCCGGACACGCCGAGACCGGAACCGAGGCGTACGCCCAGGCCCTTGCCGGCTACGCCTCCGGCACGGCACAGGGCATGGCGGAGTGGATCGCGCACTGCGGGCGCGCCGTGGAGCTGGGGGTGCGGGAGTCGGTGGCCGTCTGCGAGGCTCTTCAGCGCGGAGCGGCCTGA